Proteins encoded in a region of the Oxyura jamaicensis isolate SHBP4307 breed ruddy duck chromosome 17, BPBGC_Ojam_1.0, whole genome shotgun sequence genome:
- the NTMT1 gene encoding N-terminal Xaa-Pro-Lys N-methyltransferase 1 has protein sequence MSSEVVEDEFEFYSKAEKYWKDVPATVDGMLGGYGHISSIDINSSRKFLQRFLRDGPNRTGTTRALDCGAGIGRITKRLLLPLFKTVDMVDVTEDFLTKAKSYLGEEGRRVRNYFCCGLQDFSPEPNSYDVIWIQWVIGHLTDNHLSDFLKRCRAGLRPNGIVVIKDNMAQEGVIMDDVDSSVCRDLDVVRKIIRRAGLHLLAEERQENFPDEIYHVYTFAMR, from the exons ATGTCGAGCGAGGTGGTGGAGGACGAGTTTGAGTTCTACTCCAAGGCGGAGAAGTACTGGAAGGACGTGCCCGCCACGGTGGACGGCATGCTGGGCGGCTACGGCCACATCTCCAGCATCGACATCAACAGCTCCAGGAAATTCCTGCAGCGGTTCCTGCGG GACGGCCCCAACAGGACGGGGACGACCCGCGCTCTGGACTGCGGGGCGGGCATCGGCCGCATCACCaagcggctgctgctgcccctcttCAAGACGGTGGACATGGTGGACGTGACGGAGGACTTCCTCACCAAGGCCAAGAGCTAcctgggggaggagggcaggcgGGTGCGCAACTACTTCTGCTGCGGCCTCCAGGACTTCAGCCCCGAGCCCAACTCCTACGACGTCATCTGGATCCAGTGGGTCATCG GACACCTCACCGACAACCACCTCTCCGACTTCCTGAAGCGGTGCCGCGCCGGGCTGCGGCCCAACGGCATCGTGGTCATCAAGGACAACATGGCTCAGGAGGGCGTGATCATGGACGATGTGGACAGCAGCGTCTGCCGGGACCTGGATGTGGTCCGCAAGATCATCCGCCGCGCCGGGCTGCACCTCCTGGCCGAGGAGCGCCAGGAGAACTTCCCCGACGAGATCTACCACGTCTACACCTTCGCCATGAGATGA
- the ASB6 gene encoding ankyrin repeat and SOCS box protein 6 — MPFLHGFRRIIFEYQPLVDEILGLLALQDARQSALESPACLGSDRSQLSAMRRVLERETHSPFYQEGVSYALLKVTELGLVAAAEILLEFGADLSFEDPVTYYTPLHIAVLRNQPDVVELLVRHGADINRRDRIHESSPLDLASEEPERLSCLQRLLQLGADVNAADKNGKTALLHALASSDGVQIHNTESIRLLLEGGADVRATTKDGDTVFTYVIFLLGEAACSSTEEARVTNRFCFRVTQLLLAHGANPSECPAPESLTHLCLSNFKHHFPLLRFLLESGAAYNCCLHGPACWSGFQVVFECLCSHLSVSEDDSFYADLMQKAQTLLELMMASSQTVQLPSNFEVNTSSCRCHGEKIRTLFCSLKQLEHSPQALKHLCRVFIRQRLKPWPVDVKIKALPLPDRLKWYLLIDHAAVGHEDL; from the exons ATGCCCTTCCTACACGGCTTCCGCAGGATCATCTTCGAGTACCAGCCCCTGGTGGACGAgatcctggggctgctggcgcTGCAGGATGCCAGGCAGAGCGCGCTTGAGAG ccctgcctgcctgggcagcGACAGGAGCCAGCTCTCAGCCATGAGACGAGTTCTGGAGCGGGAGACCCACTCCCCGTTCTACCAGGAAGGCGTGAGCTATGCCCTGCTGAAGGTCACCGAGCTGGGGCTCGTCGCCGCCGCAGAAATCCTCCTGGAGTTCGGCGCCGACCTCAGCTTTGAAG ACCCCGTTACCTACTACACCCCGCTGCACATCGCGGTGCTCCGCAACCAGCCGGACGTGGTGGAGCTGCTGGTGCGCCACGGGGCGGACATCAACCGCAGAGACCGG ATCCATGAGAGCAGTCCCCTCGATCTGGCCAGCGAGGAGCCCGAGCGGCTGTCGTGCCTCCAGAGGCTGCTTCAGCTGGGGGCTGACGTCAACGCAGCCGACAAAAACG GAAAGACAGCGTTGCTGCACGCCCTGGCCAGCAGCGACGGCGTCCAGATCCACAACACCGAGAGCATCCGTCTCCTGCTGGAAGGAG GTGCGGACGTCAGGGCCACCACCAAAGACGGCGACACCGTCTTCACCTACGTCATCTTCCTGCTGGGCGAGGCGGCGTGCAGCAGCACGGAGGAGGCGCGGGTGACAAACCGCTTCTGCTTCCGTgtcacccagctgctgctggcccacGGGGCCAACCCCAGCGAGTGCCCGGCCCCCGAGTCCCTCACCCATCTCTGCCTCAGCAACTTCAAGCACCACTTCCCGCTCCTGCGCTTCCTCCTCGAGTCGGGCGCTGCCTACAACTGCTGCCTCCACGGGCCCGCCTGCTGGTCGGGCTTCCAGGTCGTCTTCGAGTGCCTCTGCTCTCACCTCAGTGTCTCCGAAGATGACAGCTTCTACGCGGACCTCATGCAGAAGGCTCAGACTCTGCTGGAGCTCATGATGGCCAGCTCACAAACCGTCCAGCTGCCCAGCAACTTTGAGGTCaacaccagcagctgcaggtgccACGGGGAAAAGATCAGGACTCTCTTCTGCTCCCTgaagcagctggagcacagccCCCAGGCACTGAAACATCTCTGCAGGGTGTTTATCCGGCAGCGCCTTAAGCCTTGGCCAGTAGATGTTAAAATCAAGGCTCTACCTCTTCCGGACAGGCTGAAGTGGTACCTCCTCATCGACCACGCTGCTGTCGGGCACGAGGACCTCTGA